One Acidobacteriota bacterium genomic region harbors:
- a CDS encoding sulfite exporter TauE/SafE family protein translates to MTLALLALTGLFAGFVGGVLGLGGGLIIVPALTLLAGLPIHSAIAASLVCAIATSSGAAPSNLKRGYVNLSLSMRLEFWTIAGAILGGLLGGTLSGDALGRVFGAVMGIMAIVMLRRSEPASAQQIASGAFTSSYFDGASGETIGYSVRNLRGAYGVSSFAGVLSGLLGIGGGIIQVPMLSLMAGLPMKAATATSGYMLGTTAAAGAIVYYGIGHLDAAVTAPVAIGVLAGSRLAAMTYSRLRSESLQRIFALVMMIIAVRMLVGGDR, encoded by the coding sequence TTGACCCTCGCGCTCCTGGCTCTCACCGGACTCTTCGCCGGATTCGTTGGCGGCGTGCTGGGGCTGGGTGGGGGACTGATCATCGTACCGGCGCTCACGCTTCTCGCGGGTCTGCCGATTCACAGCGCCATCGCAGCTTCGCTCGTTTGCGCCATCGCGACATCGAGTGGTGCGGCTCCATCCAATCTGAAACGCGGCTACGTGAATCTGTCGCTGTCGATGCGACTCGAATTCTGGACGATCGCCGGCGCCATTCTGGGCGGACTTCTCGGTGGCACCCTTTCCGGGGACGCGCTCGGCCGAGTGTTCGGCGCCGTCATGGGCATCATGGCGATCGTCATGTTGCGGCGCTCCGAGCCTGCCAGCGCACAGCAGATAGCCTCGGGGGCGTTTACGAGCAGCTACTTCGACGGAGCGTCGGGCGAGACCATCGGCTACTCGGTGAGGAACCTTCGCGGCGCGTATGGTGTCTCGTCGTTCGCTGGTGTGCTCTCGGGACTTCTCGGCATCGGTGGCGGGATCATCCAGGTCCCGATGCTCTCACTGATGGCCGGACTCCCGATGAAAGCGGCGACGGCCACATCGGGATACATGCTCGGTACGACCGCGGCCGCGGGCGCGATCGTCTACTACGGGATCGGCCATCTCGATGCCGCGGTGACGGCGCCGGTCGCGATCGGTGTGCTCGCCGGCTCGAGACTCGCCGCAATGACCTACTCGAGGCTGCGATCGGAGTCGCTCCAGCGAATCTTTGCGCTCGTGATGATGATCATCGCCGTTCGAATGCTCGTCGGGGGGGATCGGTGA
- the thiL gene encoding thiamine-phosphate kinase, whose product MSTPLSDETDFLRLLHELFPDHHTPVGIGDDAAVIEISESLVTTTDTLIEGIDWHADDPVDSIIHRAFTANLSDLAAMGATPHHVLLTLCWPTEHTSELEPLLRVVREQCNMHRVFLVGGDLSSAPIRMISIVANGVLEGRDPLLRQGARLGERIFLSRPVGGAASGLALRSRGWQPGHRAIPPAGTKPPWELIEMAGSLLRAHLYPSPETALGIRLSSERVASSAIDLSDGLSTDLDRLCKASGSGAQLDWDRIPPFPDLFRYAAGLDLDPRRAVLHGGEEYALLFTSSLTESRLSELCGRPVYWIGSIVEGTGVILKDGPSETILEPEGWDHFGERQSGENSDRQ is encoded by the coding sequence GTGAGTACCCCCCTTTCGGACGAAACGGATTTTCTTCGCCTGCTTCACGAGCTTTTCCCGGACCACCACACCCCGGTCGGAATCGGCGACGACGCGGCCGTCATCGAGATCTCAGAATCACTCGTGACGACGACCGACACGCTCATCGAGGGAATCGACTGGCACGCCGATGATCCAGTCGACTCGATCATCCACCGCGCGTTCACTGCAAATCTTTCGGATCTCGCCGCGATGGGTGCGACCCCTCACCATGTTCTGCTGACACTCTGCTGGCCGACCGAGCACACGAGTGAGCTCGAACCGCTTCTCCGCGTCGTACGCGAGCAGTGCAACATGCATCGGGTATTTCTCGTGGGAGGAGACCTCAGTTCCGCGCCGATTCGGATGATCTCGATCGTGGCGAACGGTGTTCTCGAGGGCCGCGACCCACTTCTCCGGCAAGGTGCCCGGCTGGGTGAGAGAATCTTTCTCAGCCGGCCGGTGGGAGGCGCGGCGTCGGGGCTCGCGCTTCGTTCCCGGGGATGGCAGCCTGGTCACCGGGCCATCCCCCCCGCGGGAACAAAGCCACCGTGGGAACTGATCGAGATGGCCGGGTCACTTCTTCGCGCACACCTCTATCCGTCACCCGAGACGGCGCTCGGCATCCGGCTGAGCTCCGAGCGCGTAGCATCGTCGGCGATCGACCTCTCGGATGGGCTCTCGACGGATCTCGACCGACTGTGCAAGGCATCCGGATCCGGAGCGCAACTCGACTGGGATCGCATCCCCCCTTTTCCCGACCTTTTCCGTTACGCAGCCGGTCTCGATCTCGATCCCAGGCGGGCTGTTCTTCACGGCGGCGAGGAGTACGCCCTGCTTTTTACCTCGAGCCTGACGGAGTCGCGGCTGAGCGAGCTCTGCGGACGCCCGGTTTATTGGATCGGCTCGATCGTCGAAGGGACCGGGGTCATCCTCAAAGATGGCCCGAGCGAAACGATCCTCGAGCCGGAGGGCTGGGACCACTTCGGAGAGCGTCAGTCAGGCGAGAATTCCGATCGTCAGTGA